In Atribacterota bacterium, the genomic window ATGGCCAGGCAGACAGAATGCTCACTTCTGGGTATCGGGGTTGCGGATGTTGAGCATTCTACGTATATCCAGGCTGGCTTTATCGACCGTCAGGATATGGAAATCATTCGCCAAAAAGGGGGGGTTGGTGACATTCTGGGTCAATTTTTTGACCTGGAGGGGCAAATCCTGGATCTTGAATTGCACCGTAAGACTATCGCTATTCCCCTGGAAGATTTACGCAAAATGCCCAACGTGATTGGCCTTGCTGGTGGACCTCATAAGATTGAAGCCATTCTCGGTGCATTACGTGGAGGGTTTGTCAAGATTCTCATCACCGATGAAGAAACGGCACGTAACGTTTTGGAAAGAAAGGAGTTGTGAGTTTTGAAGGCGCTCGTTTTTCTTGGACCGGGCAAAATGGAATTACAAGAAGTGACACGTCCCGAGTGTACTCCGACCACGATGGTGCTTAAGGTGGAGGCATGTGGTTTTTGTGGTTCTGACCTCCGCACCTACCAGAGTGGTCATCATCGGGTGAATCCTCCCTGGATTATTGGGCATGAGGTTGCGGGGATTGTCATAGAGGTGGGGAACAAGGTAAAAGGTTTTCAGGAAGGGGATCGCGTTGCCGTGGCTCCTCCAGTCTATTGTGGACAATGTTGGTATTGTAGGCGTGGTATTTATTATCTCTGCATCAATCAAAGGGAGTTAGCCCAAGCCTGGCCGGGAGGATTTGCTGAGTACATGGCTATCCCCGAAGAAGCATTAGCTTTTGGGAGTATCCATCAAATTCCTGATGGCCTCTCTTTCGAAGAAGCAGCGATTTCGGAACCGGCTTCGTCCTGTGTAAACGCTCAAGAATTGGCCGGGATATCTCTAGAGGACGTAGTTGTGATTATCGGAGCAGGACCTATCGGGTGTTTTCATGTCGAAATTGCCCGGGCTCGAGGCGCGAGGAAAATTATTCTTATGGATGTTCTGGAATCAAGGCTGGAACTCGCTCGGAAGTTCTCACCGGATCATCTCATGAAAAATGCCTCCGAAGGGAAAGAGTACATTGATGAAGTGAGAGAACGCACCGACGGACTGGGGGCTTCGGTCATTATTGTTGCCTGTCCTTCTGGAGAAGCGCAAAAAGATGCTCTGGCTATGGCAGCAAAAGGTGGTCGGGTCCTTTTCTTTGGTGGGCTGCCTAGGGACCGAAGCCAGGTTCTTTTTGATAGTAATCTGATTCATTACCGGGGACTTCATGTGATTGGAGCCACGACCTTTTCTCCCAAACACCATCAGATTGTACTCGATATGTTCGTCTTAAAGAGAATTCGTGCCCGGGAGTATATTACCCATGTTCTTCCCTTGGAACGATTTGCAGAGGGTATCGAAGCGTTACTCAAGGGGGAGGCACTAAAGGTGGTTTTGAAGCCTTGAATGATAAGGTATTGATTTCAGCTTCTTTGGCCTGTGCCGATTTTGGTTGTTTGGGAAAAACCATCAAAGAGCTGGAGCAGGCTGGTATAGCGATGTTCCATTTTGATGTGGTTGATGGTTCTTTCGCGCCGACATTCATTATGGGTCCACCGGTTATAGCTTCGTTGCGAAAATACACTAAACTCCCTTTTGAGGCGCATCTTGCGTGTTGGCATCCTGAACAGTATGTCGGCCAGTTTATCGCTTCTGGGGTTGACTATCTCGCTTACCATCTGGAAGCGACAGGTGATCCTTTGAGTGTAGCCAAAATGGTCAGGGAAAAGGGTGCCAAACCGGTTCTGGCATTGCGTCCTGAAACACCTGCGGAGGCGGTATCTGATGCCTTGCTTAAAATGGTTGATATGGTGCTTATTTTGACGGTTAACCCTGGTTTTGCAGGACAACAATTTATTCCCAAGGTTTTGGAGAAAATCGACCTCCTTTTCCGGCGCATTCAGGCTTATGCATTGCCTTGCTCTATCGAAGCGGATGGTAATATTTGCGAGACGACCATTCCCTTGGTGGTGCGGGCTGGCGCACGAGTGCTTATTGGTGGAAGTTCGGGACTCTTTCGCATGGATCGGAGTTTGCATGAGTCGGTATCAGATATGAAGTGGGCTGCACGGAACGCTCTCCAGAAAGGAAGGGAAAAAGATTGAGCGAATACTTTTTGGAAATGCGGAATATCTCGAAGAGTTTCCCTGGGGTAAGGGCTTTAAAAAAGGTTTCCCTTTTTGTGAAACGGGGTGAGGTCCATGGACTAGTGGGTGAAAACGGTGCAGGAAAATCGACGCTGATGAACATTTTGGGAGGTGTGCTCCAGCCGGACGAAGGGGATATTTTCATAAATGGTCAAAAGGTGACCATCTTCAATCCTCATGAAGCTCAAAACCTCGGTATTGCTTTCATCCATCAGGAGCCGACCCTCTCCAATTTTCTCAACATTGCCCGGAACATTTTCATTGCTAATCTTCCCAAAAAGAATGGACAAATCGACTTTGCACTTCTCTATGAAAAGTCACAGGAATTGTTGCGGCGAGTGGGGTTGAAAGAAGACCCCAAAATGCTGGTAAAAGATTTACCCCTTGCTGAAAAACAGATGGTGGAGATTGCGAAGGCCCTTTCTTTTGAGAGCAAGATTTTTGTTCTGGATGAACCGACTTCTCCTTTGACTGACAAAGAGGTGCAAAATCTCTTTCGTATCATTCGGGATCTTAAGGCCCAGGGAGAAGCGGTAATTTTCCTGGATGAGAGAGGAAGCGTGCTTCGTCCTGCCATTCTCGGTATGGACATGCGGGCTCGAGAGGAAAGTGAAATGTTGAAAGCGCATTTTGGAGAGGAGTGGCTTTTGCGAACTTCTGGAGTTCCAGTACATCCTTTGACCAGCGCTGCTAAGATTTTCTGGGTTCGTCGCCATGAGCCTGAAATCTTTGATAAAAGCTGGAAAATCCTCTGTTACGAGGATTTTCTCTTTTTCAAACTCGGTGGCGTCCCGGTTATTGACTACTCTATGGCTTGCAAAACCATGCTCTTTGATCGCCTCACGAAAAAATGGTCATCTGAAATTCTCGAATACCTTGGCCTCCAGGAGGGGAAGCTTGCTTCCCCAGTTCCTTCGGGAACGGTGATTGGTGAACTCAGGGAAGAGTATATCCATGTCTTCAGGTTTTCTCGCCAATTGAAATTGGTCACTGGAGGACATGACCAGTGTTGTGCAGCCTTAGGAGCTGGCTCAACGCATGAACGGATTGCCTTTGATAATGCGGGTACCGCTGAGGTCCTGGGAATTCCGGTCGAAGACGGAGATGTCGTTTTGCGGATTCGGCCTTTGAGTTTTTCTTGCTATGGTCACGTGCTCCCGGAAAAGTTTCTCTTGGCAACCCTGAATCAAACCGCTGGTCTTTTTCTGCGATGGTATCGGGACACCTTCAAAGATGGTGCGGTTTCGTATCCTGAGCTCTTGCAAAAAGTTGCACCTGAACCGTCTCCGATTCTGGCCTTACCACATCTTGTGGGGAGTGGGACACCTTGGATTGATGCTTCGTCGAAAGCGGCTTTTGTGGGTATGACGCTTGCGACAAGGGAAAGTGATATTCTTCGTGCCATTTTGGAGAGCGTCGTTTTTGAGCAGAAGTTGAATGTGGATCTTTTCCTTGAATAGGGAGTACATTTTGACGAAATTCGGGTAACGGGAGGGTGTTCACGATCACCACTGTGGTTGTAGATTCGGGCCGATGTTTTTGGAAAATCGGTGAAAACGCTCCAATGTGAAGATGCAAGCGTTCTTGGTGCAGCTATCCTCGCTGCCTGTGGGGTTGGTGCCTATCGCTCACCGGAAGAGGCGGCTTCAGTAATGGTCCAGGTGAAGGACGTATTTGAGCCAGACCAATCCTCCTACAACGTTTATCAAGAAAAGCTTTTGTTGTATCGTGACCTTTACCCGAGATTGAAGGAACTCAATCATCGTCTTCGATAGAAGGGAGTGCGTTTCGTGTATACACTTTTAAGGGAGCTTGAAAGGCGGGAATTAGTCAGGGATTATTTGAGAGTAGGCTTGGTGGGTTGTGGTCAGATGGGTAGTGGTATGCTGAGTCTCACCTACAAGATGCCTGGTCTTCGCATTGTGGCCGTTGCTGATCTCGATGTGGAGAGAGGCATAAGGGCTTTTCAGGAAGTGGGGTATGGTCAAGAGGATATCGTGGTGACTGAAAAGCGTGATGAAGCACAGAGTGCTTTAGAACGTGGAAAATCGGTCGTCACCCCCTCGGCGACACTCCTTGCTCAACTTGACCCCCTTGAAGCGCTGGTTGAAGCAACCGGTTCGCCAGAGGTGGGGGCTCGAGTTGCCTGGGAAGGCATCCTCCAGGGAAAACATGTGGTGATGCTCAATGTGGAGACGGATGTCACCGTAGGATGGCTCTTGAAAAGGATGGCTGATCGAGCTGGAGTGGTCTACACCGTTTCCGCTGGTGATGAACCTGGGGCAGTCATTGACCTCTACCATTTTGCTAGGATTCTTGGATTTCAGGTGGTCTGTATTGGTAAAGGAAAAAACAATCCAGTGAACTTTTTTGCCACTCCGGATGACTGCCGGGAGGAAGCCCTAAGCAAAGGCATGAACCCCAAGATGCTCTGTGCGTTTGTCGACGGGACCAAAACCATGGTGGAAATGGCCGAGGTGGCGAACGCGACGGGAGCCATACCCGATATTCCTGGTATGCATGGGGCAAAAGTTGATGTTCCAGACCTTTCACGTTTTTACATTCCTAAAAAGGATGGTGGAATTTTCGAACACGGTTTTGTGGTTGACTACTCCACGGGTAAAGTGGCCCCGGGTGTGTTTGTGGTGGTTACCACGGATTCGGGGCATCTTCGTCAGGACCTGCACTTTTACTCCATGGGTGATGGTCCATACTATACCCTCTATCGGCCTTATCACCTGTGTAGTTTTGAAACACCGATTTCTGTGGCCCGGGCCTGTCTCTTCCTAGAGCCGACGATTAACTCAGAACACCTCTACGCGGAAGTGGTGGCAGTGGCCAAACGTGACCTTCTTGTGGGGCAGCGAATTGATGGTATTGGTGGATTCGATATCTTTGGGAAAATCTATACCGCTCAGGAGGCACGGGCCGAAAATGCCGTTCCAGTGGGAATCGTGGCTGGAGCAAAAGTCGTACGGCCGGTACAGAAAGGGGAAGTCCTCACACATCAAGATGTTGAACTCGATTCCGCTTCTTTTGTGGTGATACTCCGAGCCATGCAGGACCGTTTCATTAAAGAGGAAATGAACTTCTCTGTGTAAAAGGAAGCCCGGTGTCACCGCTTGTTATAAGGGACAGTTTCTCAAGGTTTTGAGTACTGAAAAATTCTGGTCTATTTCCATGGAGGAGTTTCTATATTCTATTGACAGAATATAGAAGCTGGTGTATACTACAGCGCAAAGTGAGAGCCTGATGGTGGGCAATACGTGTAGCCTTTGAAGGCGCTTTGTTTCCGAGGATGGAAACAAAGCGCCTTTTTATTTTTGCCATAAGGGGGTTTTATCCGATGACGTGTGCACCGAAAAACAGGGAAGAGGTTTTGGCTTTTTGTCGAGAAAATGGCGTGAAATTTATCCGGCTCTGGTTTACCGATGTTTTGGGAAGCTTGAAAAGTTTTGCCATTCCGGTTGAGGAGCTGGAAAATGCCCTTTTTGAGGGAATGGGGTTTGATGGGTCCTCCATCAAAGGATTTGCCCGGATTGATGAGAGTGACATGATTGCCATGCCGGATCCCTCGACCTTTCAGCTTCTTCCTTGGCGGGAAGGTGTGGAAAAGGTTGGGCGGATGTTCTGCGATGTGCTCAACCCTGATGGGACACCGTTTGCCGGGGATCCGCGCTATATCCTGAAGAGTAATTTGAAGAAACTGGCTAAAAAGGGTTTTAAGTACTACGTAGGTCCAGAACTGGAGTTCTTTTACTTCAAAAACGAAAAAGAACCAATTCCACTGGACCAGGGTGGGTATTTTGACCTCACCACGCTCGACGCAGCCTCGGATTTGCGGCGGGATACCATTCGAACCCTCGAGGAAATGGGAATCCGGGTGGAGTACAGTCATCACGAGGTGGCTTCTTCACAGCATGAAATTGACCTTCGGTATGCTGATGCCCTCACTATGGCCGATAATGTGATGACTTACCGGATTGTGGTGAAAGAGATTGCTTCCAAGTATGGGGTATATGCCACGTTTATGCCCAAGCCGGTTGTGGGAATCAATGGTTCCGGGATGCATACCCATCAATCGCTCTTTGAGGGGGAACGAAATGTGTTTTTTGATTCTGACGATCCATATTACCTTTCGGATATTGCCAAAAAGTACATTGCGGGAATCCTGCGCCATGCGCCGGAATTTGCTCTGGTGACCAATCAGTGGGTGAATTCGTATAAACGCTTGGTACCAGGCTATGAAGCACCGGTGTATATCTGCTGGGCGCGACGCAATCGTTCCGCGCTGGTGCGGGTACAGATGTATAAACCAGGTCGGGAGAAGGCTACCCGGATTGAAGTGCGTCACCCAGATCCGGCCTGTAATCCGTATCTGGCGTTGTCGGTTATGCTCGCTGCAGGACTTGCCGGAATCGAAGGAAATTATGACCTTCCTGAGCCGGTGGAACGGGATGTGTACCACATGAGTGCACGTGAAAGAGAAATGCTGGGTATCTTGTCGCTTCCTGGAAACCTTAAAGAAGCCATTGATTTGGCGAAGGAGAGCACACTTCTTCGGGAAACGCTGGGAGAACACGTTTTTACCTATCTAATCGAGAGTAAGATGATTGAGTGGGATCAGTACCGCCTGGTGGTCCATCCCTATGAAATTGAGCGGTACCTTCCCATTCTGTAGAAAGGAGTATGAAGAACCATGCGAGAGCGAGAGCGGATTCCATCTGGTTGTGCGGTGGCGGGAATACTTTCGCAAAGTAAAAGCCCGGTTGGTGGTGAGACCATCATTCAAGCCATGCGGGTGATGCACGAGCGCTCAAATGGTTTGGGGGGTGGTTTTGCCGGTTATGGAATCTATCCCGATTTCGCTTCGCTCTATGTTTTTCATGTCCTCTATGATTGTGGAGAACGTGCTGATGATGTTGAAATGACCTTATGCAAAAATTTTGTCGTGGAACAAAAGGAAGCCATACCGACCTGGGAACATTCTCCCCTCAAGAACCATCCGAAATTCATGCGCTATTTTCTGCGCTCTCGAACACCAGGAGACGAAGAAGAACTGGTGGTGCGGACGGTGATGGAGATCAATGCTCGTATTGATGGGGCATACGTTGTGTCCAGCGGGAAAAATATGGGAGTTTTTAAAGGGGTCGGATACCCTGAAGAGATTGGTGAATTCTTTCGTCTTGACGAATACCAGGGATACTGTTGGATTGCTCATGGTCGTTTCCCCACTAATAGCGTCGGTTGGTGGGGAGGAGCTCATCCATTTAATCTGCTCCATTTTTCGGTGGTCCACAACGGAGAACTCTCTTCGTACGGGATTAACCGCCGGTATCTGGAGAATTTTGGCTATTTCTGTACACTTCAGACTGATACCGAGGTGATTGCCTATCTTTTGGATTTACTGTTACGCCGCCATCGGGTCCCACCAGAGGCGCTGGGAGCTATTTTTGCCAGTCCTTTTTGGTCTCAGATTGAGGCAATGGAGGAACCAGAGCGAAGTTTTTATCAGGCCATTCGTATCACGTATGGTGGTGCACTCCTCAACGGGCCTTTCAGTATCATCGTTGGTTTTGAGGGAGGGATGTTGGGACTTGTGGATCGGATTAAGCTTCGTCCTATGGTGGCAGCGTGGAACGGAGACATGTTCTATCTTGCCAGTGAGGAAAGTGCTATTCGAGAAATTGCCCCGGAACTGGATACGGTCTGTGCCCTCCGGGCTGGTGAGGTGGTAGTGGGAAAAGTGAGACAGGGGGTATATCATGGTCAAGAGCTTACTCCTTCCCAAATTTAAGATTGAGCGAGACGTTACTCGCTGCATTGCCTGCCAAGTGTGTGCCAGACAGTGTGCAAGTGGGGTACACTCCTACGATGAAACAGATGATTCGCTGTGGAGTGAGGAAGCGCACTGTGTGGGATGTCAGCGTTGTGTCACTTTGTGTCCCACCGGAGCACTCACGGTGCAACGGCGGGAAAGGGGTTTTCGGGAAAACGCCAACTGGGAAGAACCATTTCTGCAACGTCTTTACAAGCAGGCCGAAACAGGAGGAATTGTGCTTACGGGCATGGGATGTGATCGACCATATCCCATTTATTGGGACCATTTGCTTCTCAACGCCAGTCAGGTCACCAATCCGTCCATCGATCCGCTGCGGGAACCCATCGAAATCCGAACCTTTCTGGGACGAAAGGAACCCCGGCTGGACGTCGACTGGGAACGTCGTTCCTTAAAGACCACTCTGGCACCGCAACTTGAACTTTCTTTGCCTGTCCTTTTTTCCGCCATGTCTTATGGATCGATTAGTTATAACGCCTTTCGTTCCCTTGCGGAAGCTGCGCAGGAAGTGGGAATACTCTGTAACAGTGGTGAAGGAGGTTTACACCCTGACTTCTATGCTCTGGGAGGGAACATCATCGTCCAGGTGGCTTCTGGTCGTTTTGGAGTAACCCCTGAGTATCTAAAGGTGGCTCGGGCTATCGAAATTAAAATCGGTCAGGGGGCTAAACCGGGAATTGGTGGGCATCTTCCCGGAGAAAAAGTGACCACAGAGATTTCCCGTACCCGACGGATTCCGGTGGGGAGTGATGCGATTTCTCCAGCACCTCACCACGATATTTATTCCATTGAAGATCTGGAACGGTTGATTTTCGCTATTAAAGAAGTCACGAATTATACGAAACCGGTTTCGGTCAAAATTGCTGCCGTGCACAATGTGGCGGCGATCGCCTCGGGGGTAGTTCGGGCGGGGGCCGATATCGTTGCCATTGATGGGATTCGAGGTGGAACTGGAGCGGCACCTCAAGTGATTCGAGACAATGTGGGAATTCCTGTTGAACTGGCACTGGCTCAGGTAGATGAGCGTTTGCGTCGAGAAGGAATTCGTCACCAAGCTTCCATTGTGATTGCCGGTGGGATTCGTTCCAGTAGTGATGTCATTAAAGCGATCGCTTTGGGGGCGGACGCCGTATATATTGGTACCGCAGCCCTTCTTGCCTTAGGGTGTCATTTGTGTCAGAAATGCTACACGGGGCGCTGTAATTGGGGAATTGCGACTCAGGATCCGCTTCTCACCAAGCGTCTTAATCCCCGGATTGGAAAAAGACGTTTGGTGAACTTGATGCGCGCCTGGGCTCTGGAGATGAAAGAGATCCTTGGTGGTATGGGGATTAATGCGATTGAGAGCCTGCGGGGGAACCGGGAACAGTTGCGAGCAGTCGGTTTGCGGAAAGAGGAAGCACAACTCTTGGGAGTCAAAATGGCAGGGGAGGGCTGGTAGCGATGAGAAAAATCCGCATTCATGAAGAGTACTGCATTGGATGTCATCTCTGCGAAATTACGTGCGTTGTGAAGCATTCCCCCTTAGGGAAACTCATCAAAACCTTTCGGGAAGAAAGGGAAAATCGCCCTCTTCCCCGAGTACGGGTGGAAGAAGAGGGATATGTTTCCTT contains:
- a CDS encoding alcohol dehydrogenase catalytic domain-containing protein; protein product: MKALVFLGPGKMELQEVTRPECTPTTMVLKVEACGFCGSDLRTYQSGHHRVNPPWIIGHEVAGIVIEVGNKVKGFQEGDRVAVAPPVYCGQCWYCRRGIYYLCINQRELAQAWPGGFAEYMAIPEEALAFGSIHQIPDGLSFEEAAISEPASSCVNAQELAGISLEDVVVIIGAGPIGCFHVEIARARGARKIILMDVLESRLELARKFSPDHLMKNASEGKEYIDEVRERTDGLGASVIIVACPSGEAQKDALAMAAKGGRVLFFGGLPRDRSQVLFDSNLIHYRGLHVIGATTFSPKHHQIVLDMFVLKRIRAREYITHVLPLERFAEGIEALLKGEALKVVLKP
- a CDS encoding ribulose-phosphate 3-epimerase, with the protein product MNDKVLISASLACADFGCLGKTIKELEQAGIAMFHFDVVDGSFAPTFIMGPPVIASLRKYTKLPFEAHLACWHPEQYVGQFIASGVDYLAYHLEATGDPLSVAKMVREKGAKPVLALRPETPAEAVSDALLKMVDMVLILTVNPGFAGQQFIPKVLEKIDLLFRRIQAYALPCSIEADGNICETTIPLVVRAGARVLIGGSSGLFRMDRSLHESVSDMKWAARNALQKGREKD
- a CDS encoding FGGY family carbohydrate kinase, producing the protein MSEYFLEMRNISKSFPGVRALKKVSLFVKRGEVHGLVGENGAGKSTLMNILGGVLQPDEGDIFINGQKVTIFNPHEAQNLGIAFIHQEPTLSNFLNIARNIFIANLPKKNGQIDFALLYEKSQELLRRVGLKEDPKMLVKDLPLAEKQMVEIAKALSFESKIFVLDEPTSPLTDKEVQNLFRIIRDLKAQGEAVIFLDERGSVLRPAILGMDMRAREESEMLKAHFGEEWLLRTSGVPVHPLTSAAKIFWVRRHEPEIFDKSWKILCYEDFLFFKLGGVPVIDYSMACKTMLFDRLTKKWSSEILEYLGLQEGKLASPVPSGTVIGELREEYIHVFRFSRQLKLVTGGHDQCCAALGAGSTHERIAFDNAGTAEVLGIPVEDGDVVLRIRPLSFSCYGHVLPEKFLLATLNQTAGLFLRWYRDTFKDGAVSYPELLQKVAPEPSPILALPHLVGSGTPWIDASSKAAFVGMTLATRESDILRAILESVVFEQKLNVDLFLE
- a CDS encoding glutamine synthetase family protein, whose product is MTCAPKNREEVLAFCRENGVKFIRLWFTDVLGSLKSFAIPVEELENALFEGMGFDGSSIKGFARIDESDMIAMPDPSTFQLLPWREGVEKVGRMFCDVLNPDGTPFAGDPRYILKSNLKKLAKKGFKYYVGPELEFFYFKNEKEPIPLDQGGYFDLTTLDAASDLRRDTIRTLEEMGIRVEYSHHEVASSQHEIDLRYADALTMADNVMTYRIVVKEIASKYGVYATFMPKPVVGINGSGMHTHQSLFEGERNVFFDSDDPYYLSDIAKKYIAGILRHAPEFALVTNQWVNSYKRLVPGYEAPVYICWARRNRSALVRVQMYKPGREKATRIEVRHPDPACNPYLALSVMLAAGLAGIEGNYDLPEPVERDVYHMSAREREMLGILSLPGNLKEAIDLAKESTLLRETLGEHVFTYLIESKMIEWDQYRLVVHPYEIERYLPIL
- a CDS encoding glutamine amidotransferase family protein, with translation MRERERIPSGCAVAGILSQSKSPVGGETIIQAMRVMHERSNGLGGGFAGYGIYPDFASLYVFHVLYDCGERADDVEMTLCKNFVVEQKEAIPTWEHSPLKNHPKFMRYFLRSRTPGDEEELVVRTVMEINARIDGAYVVSSGKNMGVFKGVGYPEEIGEFFRLDEYQGYCWIAHGRFPTNSVGWWGGAHPFNLLHFSVVHNGELSSYGINRRYLENFGYFCTLQTDTEVIAYLLDLLLRRHRVPPEALGAIFASPFWSQIEAMEEPERSFYQAIRITYGGALLNGPFSIIVGFEGGMLGLVDRIKLRPMVAAWNGDMFYLASEESAIREIAPELDTVCALRAGEVVVGKVRQGVYHGQELTPSQI
- a CDS encoding glutamate synthase-related protein, with the translated sequence MVKSLLLPKFKIERDVTRCIACQVCARQCASGVHSYDETDDSLWSEEAHCVGCQRCVTLCPTGALTVQRRERGFRENANWEEPFLQRLYKQAETGGIVLTGMGCDRPYPIYWDHLLLNASQVTNPSIDPLREPIEIRTFLGRKEPRLDVDWERRSLKTTLAPQLELSLPVLFSAMSYGSISYNAFRSLAEAAQEVGILCNSGEGGLHPDFYALGGNIIVQVASGRFGVTPEYLKVARAIEIKIGQGAKPGIGGHLPGEKVTTEISRTRRIPVGSDAISPAPHHDIYSIEDLERLIFAIKEVTNYTKPVSVKIAAVHNVAAIASGVVRAGADIVAIDGIRGGTGAAPQVIRDNVGIPVELALAQVDERLRREGIRHQASIVIAGGIRSSSDVIKAIALGADAVYIGTAALLALGCHLCQKCYTGRCNWGIATQDPLLTKRLNPRIGKRRLVNLMRAWALEMKEILGGMGINAIESLRGNREQLRAVGLRKEEAQLLGVKMAGEGW